The following is a genomic window from Malus sylvestris chromosome 12, drMalSylv7.2, whole genome shotgun sequence.
GATAATCTAACAACAAAAGCACTTATGACTCCTtatacataaataataaattagaaaaagaataaagaatacaAATTGGATGCAAAAATTTGGGGTTTCAACATAGAAATTTCTGCAATTTGAAGTAAGAGAGTGTTTGTGTGTTGAGCTAGACAATGTCATTGATCAAACGCTTGTGCCTATTGTAATGCTTTTCCATGAAAACCTTTGAAGCTCCTTCAATGGTCCTTCTCCATGTCTGCACAATAACATCATCACAACACAGAAAAACCAGTAACATCAATATAAGTTGACTTTTCATTTCCACTTGTAATAAACAATGTATTAAAAATATTCACAAATCTTTATCAACCGTGTATTAACTACTCAAAAAACGACCAAAGTTACTATTTTACTCAAATTATAACACGTAGatttatttttgtattgatATACTCTAGAAGTAGAACATATCAACTATGAGTCTATTCTAATTATAACACGTGAAAAAAAATACTCCCGTGACTTGTGTTTCGGTACCAATACAAATTTATCTTGTCAATCAATGAAAATTAACACTAAGTTTACCCTCTCAGTACCAATAAAATTTGGTTAGCTGGTAGATTGGACCAAGCTAGTGACAGCTTTACCAACAGGTCCAAAACGCTGCAACACAGGGTTGCtgcaaccctaaaccctagtgaACAAGCTACAGATGATGGGGTTGGGGGATATTGGACCCTCCTCTACTATTGCTGTCTATATGCCTCAGATCACAAAAGAACTGGTGCGGTAATTTTTCGGGTCTTGGGTTTACGATTTAGGACAAAAGGACTAATGACGTATTAGTTTTTCACAAGCGATATTGGAGAAAGGACAATCAATGCAGGACTTCAAAATCTCTTATGTAGTTGTGAGTGCGCTCCAAGGACAGGGCCAGAAATTTTCAGTTGGGTGGGCTACCTAATTCGTTACTAGGTTTAGTTTGGGTGGGCTACAAGGTTTAATTTGAGTCACGACCCATAATAGTTTTGTATGTCGTTATGCTCTTTATAATTATGATTCTTAATTACTTAAGTTACAAGTCTcgacaatatttttttgttgttaatgtttgattttttttttttataaaagttttGGACTATTTTGAGCATTCAGTTCAACAGATTAAATAGATAATTATAAACTGATACCTTAGAAAGCATTTAACTTTACATTTGAGATCCCAAGTTCGAAACCCTTTCTCCTCTATAGATTGCATCTCgacatattttataaaaataaacatttgaTGTAAtgtatcaataaaaaataaaaagaatctaACCTTGTGAATTGAACGGAAGAGGGACTTGTTCCTGATATCCGTCGCCCTGAGGTGTGAACCCCTGCCGCCATGAATCCCAATTTTCCTAAACAAGGCCTTGTTTTTAGTCCCAGCAGGAAGCAGAGACCTCCTCTCCACCAATCCAGTAGTCTTCCCATTCGACGGACTCTCACACTGATGATCCCCTCCCCCGTTCACCCGGCTTCTTTTCCGGCGCTTCGACACCCTCACCACCATCCGTTTGCTCGCCGGAGCATCGGCCTCGTCCCCAGAATCGGCAAATTTCCTCAGCAGCTCGTCTGAAGACTTCTTGGTTACATGTTGGACACTAGCACAAGTAGTAGGAGTTGCAGTAGTGAGAGATTCCattgtaaatttgtaaaattgtaaaattagagagagaaagagagagagagagagagagagagcatgcaAAATTGCAATGTGGATTATAATGCATGTTTTTGGGTTGGAGTAATCTGGTGATTAATAATGTACGTACACCGTATGTGTGAGAAAATGGAAATGGACCGTTGGAGTTagtgaattattattatttgaataACTGGGGGAGTGAGGGGAATATAGCCGTTATAAGAGACAAAGAGGAGCCTGGAGGTGCAGTCTATGTATGTTATTATCTGATGAGATATATatggcagattctctgccctttTACTTTCCGTGCCCTCTTGTTTGTGTGATTacagttaagtcacgttaatattttatattactatttatttttgtcttattatatttataaaaaaaataatataaaatgttgacgtggcttaaccgtgaccacacaaaacaagaggcagattctctgccctcccacttcccgtgccctcctgttttgtgtggtcacggttaaaccacgtcaacattttatattattttttttataaaaataataagacaaaaatgaatagtaatataaaatattaacgtgacttaaccgtgaagggcagagaatctgcctccataTTTCCTTGACAAAAATTCCACTTTCAATCCTGACAAGCATTTGCAGTGTTGGTTGCAGATGCGGATGATGTGGTGACGACGAAGTTGGATCTGGTTCCGGGTTTTGGACAAGCAACGGTAATAATCTGGGTTTGGTGAGAAATTAGGCCACAATCTGTCGTTTTGATcgatctgttttgagtctaaaCAGATTTTAATCCAATTTTTGCACCACTCTCACCCCCTGGAACGAACTTGTTCAACCTCATGGAtcacaaaattataatttttcagACAAAATTCCCCTTCTCTTTTTAAGGGATAGTAGTTGACTCTGCATGTAAGGAATCGTTCCTCTTTAGATGACGGTGTGTCATTATTTTATTGTACAAATCTTGTAGTACAAACCAATTTTCTTTATCCTTATCTAAAGATCGTCTCTagcaaaatatatttaatttgaaaattgttTAACCATCCATGTGTCAAACAAATCAACTTTCGTTTAGGTTAACAAATAACATCCTCGTGATTAGCCATCACCTGGTTTGATTCATATAACGATGGTTTGATTCATATAACTAAGGAAGGTTTGTGATGATTTTGAAAATCTTTTATACCAGGTAATTTAGTATCTATATGCATGAAGATAATCAATTCCGTCGTTGTGGTACGACTCTATAATAGATTTTTTACCACATTCCCCACAACGCCTTCTTATCTTTTCCTTCTCCAAGCTCAAGATTatggaagaagaaggaattggGATCGAATTAACAACTGTTTCTAAACCAAATGAAATTTTCTAGAGAAGATTTGCAAatgatgataaagagaatgaacTGTTTAAATTATGACGTTTGTACAGTGAAATCATTTGCACAATGAAGATAGAGAAGTAACTAAAGAAATCTAATGCCTGAATAATATTTAACACCATCAAAAATTGTATCAGTTGATAAAATTTACATCCCAtgtttgaaacttgaaagcCTACTTGAAAATAAATACCATAAAGATTACACCAAAAGCCATTTGTAGAACACATAAGATATTCAACAAGCAAATGTTACAATAAGAAACAAATACACTCTGGCTCCGCAGATTCCATCCATTCGGATTTCTTTTCAATGGATCTCCACAAACGCTGTTAGAGGATGTCTTCGGAAGTCTGAAAATTCGAATTTTAACTGAGAAAATTTCAGCAAGCATCCTAATGTTGGTTTCGGGACATATCAATAGTATAGACTTCTTTCAAGCAAGTTGGATGAGTTAAAAATCCATAAACGAGTTTTGAGTCATCAGCGCTTCTATGACATTACTCCCAGATGTTTCAACTAAAATCAATTAGCATGTCGTGCCATAAAGCATCGTAATTTCGCTTTCTTTCAGAGTTTGTATAAATTGATCTTACAGGAAGAGCCGTCTTTCTAATCTAAACTGAAAGTTTAATAAAATATACTTCTACATCTCAACATTGACCGGAGGCAAATTACGAAGAAGTCAGAACCGTAATTGATGAACTTCGTACCTTGTTATGAGCTGAATTGAGTCCCAAAACTGAGTGTATGGCATTCAAGATTCCCTAAGTTTAACTGTATAATTGGGAAACACCGACATAAGCATGAATGTCAGAAATTATCCAACAGATAGACACGAAAACTCGTCTAACATCATGATGACATCAAAATTTATTCCTCGAGAAGTTTTCAGCATGCTCAAATATCAAACAGCTTACCACAACAGCAATTCCCGTCTCACAGAATTTAGGAATGCTAATGAGTCTCACCATCTGCCCTTCAGTTCCTGCAATTGCAAGTTTGTAGACCATTCAAGTGATgaacataaaaaaatttaaaaaaaattccatttttggcatgaaaaatatttttattaaatgatgACTGAAGTTACAAGAAAATACCATTTACTAAGCGACTATCATATTTATCCTGATTACCAACAAAGTAAACGTGAGGACAACTCTCGATCAGGAATGGATCCCTGTCCGTGAAAGGATAACACCCTGAAACATGACGATAACAGGAGAAACTCAAACAAAAACTCATGGGAAGATCAAAATTATAAAAGATTGTCCTAATTATTTTCATTGTTTATTCTCAAATTGGAGACGAATTACAGCCAAGCTGAAAATTTCCAAACCAGACAACCACTTTAACATAGCAAATTGATTTGGATGACCAACAAAACTATACAAGCAAAAGATATAATTCATACCAAGGGTATTAGGTGCTGTTGGTGCCAGATGCCTCCACCTCAATGTCCTTTCTATAAAATCAAGTTTATCCTTCGCTTCTGAATACTTATCAAGATCATCTATATTTTGCCCCGATGTTCCAAGAAACCTGAAAACCACAATACGAGTAAGTCAAAATAATTACCCACAAGTAATGCCAAAACAGAAATTTTGATCAACAATGCCAAAGTCAAATTAGatctacaattttattttacCTGACATCGTCAAGATCAAAGCAATGAGGATTGGTACATGATCTAAACGTGTTATAAGCCGATGACCCAGGGAAAAGGCATCTGTTCAAAGGCTGAAAGGAAAAGCATATCAGCAAAAAACAAACCTGCTGGGCATGGAAAAGTTGATGTATATAGATCAAACCTGCTGTGGCAAGGCAAAATTAGCAGGGTCATCGAGACCAGGCATGATATCCAAAGGCAAACCTGCAGCAATCTAGAACAAGTAGATTAAAGAGCAGTGTGGTTCATGATAGGAGCACAGATGAGGTATATTGATTAATTAAATGACTAAACAAACCTGAGTCAACAAGATATCCAACTCCTTAATTGGCTCAGACAACCTTGATTGGTCCTTTAATGCTAAATTCTAGCAACAATGAACAAAACAActattaaaaagaaaactacTAAGTTTTGCTTGTAGCAAATAAACCTATCAGGCAtctcaattaaaaatttaagaaaCTAAACTACAAAAGGTTTAGGCTTTccattttattatttcaatggagattaaaaaacttcaaaactatattctttcacattgcCCTCTCCACCTACAGTTTATAAGAAATCATTAAAGTTAAACAATTATATTCATCCTTATTATCAGAAAGATCTAAATGGTTTACCTGTCCATTAAGAAGTCCACGAGGAACCTCAATAGAATTTCCAGCAATTACAACATGAACTATTTGTGCTGCAATACCTTGTTCCTATTCAATGTTATACAAAGTTAGCATGTTAAGACACTTCTATATATAATGCACAACACACAATAACGAAGGATAAGACGGCACAAACCTTCTCATCTCCTAAATGTCCTGTTATATGATCAACAAGAAGCTGAAACTGCAGAGGGTTTAAAGAGCTGCTTCCAACACGAAGTCCAGATACAAAAACAACATATTTTCCTTCTCCTGtgtcaaacaaattaaaattagtATAAAATGGTTGAGGTAAAGGTAATAGTGGAAGAACAAGAATACTAGAGGAAATGAGAAACTAAATACAAGACAAACATTgtataaaaaatagaaatacaAACAGTaacttcctttttcctttttacttGTAATGAAAATGGCATTGTAACTTCCTAGAACTGAGAAAACTTGAAGAAAGTTCAAAGGGGACTAAAAGCCAAGACTCTCCACTTAACAAGCAAAGGTTTTAAGTTGCACTTTCTGTGAATTTAGCTCCTCCttaaacatatttttttatagagaataTTGTCGAACATACTTTTGCATAAATTCGACTTTATTTCAAATGTACATTTCTCACCTATATTATAATTCTAGCATTACTCTCTTTCAATCTCTACAACAGTTTGTAGTATTCAACTTGCATGAATTGGTTTTGATTCCAAAAGTTATTAGACCCTTCTATAATAATTTAAACTATAAGgtgaaagtctaaagaaataaATGGCCAAGCACAAACATTTCTGCAATGaagaaaatttgtaaagtgaaaagagagggagaaaatTCAGATTATACTTGATTTCAGTGGCAATTCTATCTGGGGTGGTAAGCCAGCTTCAAGGACATCTAGGACTAAGAAGTCACCGGCATCAGTCTCCTTTCCATGTAAACCAACAACAGTCCCTATCAACACGTTAATGTAGAATGAGCCATGATGCAGGAGCCAAGTCGGAAATTAGAGTATTTCTAGTTTCTTATGCAGTTTACAcatgtactgttcattgactTTGAGTCCCTGTATGTTACAGAAATAATGCATTAAGTGTCATATATTAGTCTTTAGAATTTCTAACCATGTGGACCCTTCCATATTCATGTACCAATTAGCCTATAAAAACGGCTAACTTTCAAAAAAGGAATGGATACACCATTAGTGGGAGTGACTCCAATACAGCTTTGGTTTGATGCTGAAGGCCAGAGTGACTCCGGATATCTTCTATGTTCCTAGCTATTCCTATTGTCCTACATTACCATGCTTCAAATATATTGATTCATAGTAGAATAGAATGTTAAGCAATTTGGACTCTTCCCGACCATAATCAAAACAGTTCAAAtaactatttttctttgttgtagTATCTTTTTACACAGACCTGTTACATACACAGTAGGTGAAAGCACATTCCCAGAAAGATTAACTCTTCCACTTTCATCTTCCAAAATCAGATGGTCATCCGGGTGCACAAAATTATGAGGCTTGACAAGTGGTGTCACAGATCTCTGTAAAATTTACAGTATTATAAACAAGTGAAGTAGAAAATCTCAGAACTTAGTAATTAACATTGCACAAGTACACTACCGTCTTAGAGTACTCATCAAGAACACAAGGCTTGAGTTTCATGTGCTTGTAGAGGGTTCCAACAATGATGCATTCCTTGTCCCTTTCCAATCCCAAAACTGTGCGAACTACAACACCATACAGAACACCCTATATTTCAGATTGCCATTTTAACAGAAACACAAAACACTGATACTTCACACTTAAcatcaatgaaaaaaaaatcccaataaGTAGCCAAAAGAAAATCCTGCCTTCATTCTAACCAAATGACACGTACGAAAAGTTGACCCCCATTCTTCCTATCAAAATTATAACTTTCTGCAAACCCCTATTTCAGTAAGAAGAGATTTTGATATGCAgatatcataaaaaaaaataaaaaaaagaagaaaataacatGACAATCaatgcaaaagattgaaactttaaattaatttatacaaagcCGATTATCTTCCACAGGTGGCCAATTCAAAGACAAATTTACGGGCAACGTGCCATCAACTCCGTCGAGAACGCCATTTAACAAGAAAACCGAAATCTAAAATTTAGAAAATGCTGAAGTAAATACAAAAAATTGAGAACCTGGCAAATGGGGTTTCCAGTTAGGGACAAGGGAATAGAGGAGCGTCCTCATCATATGTAGACGGACGAAGTATATTTGGCTGTACTGTTGACCCCTGTACATTTCCTTCTGAATCTCAAACCTCTCGTCCTACAATTATGTTCATTAACACATAatctcaaagaaaataaaaacccaataaacaaaatttgaaattaagaaGTAATTTCATGATAGTTGCTCTGAAAATGTCAGTTGTGGCTCGAAATTTGGGAACGGTTGCTGAGAAACCCTAGAAAAAGAACTGAACTTTCGGATTGAGCAAGAAAAAATTTATACTTTCTCGGCAAACAAACAAGTTgatgtaagaagtaaaatttcttgac
Proteins encoded in this region:
- the LOC126592464 gene encoding uncharacterized protein LOC126592464, whose protein sequence is MESLTTATPTTCASVQHVTKKSSDELLRKFADSGDEADAPASKRMVVRVSKRRKRSRVNGGGDHQCESPSNGKTTGLVERRSLLPAGTKNKALFRKIGIHGGRGSHLRATDIRNKSLFRSIHKTWRRTIEGASKVFMEKHYNRHKRLINDIV
- the LOC126592666 gene encoding DNA polymerase delta small subunit-like isoform X1; protein product: MEAMEIDSEKNLHRKHSAYTLLDERFEIQKEMYRGQQYSQIYFVRLHMMRTLLYSLVPNWKPHLPVRTVLGLERDKECIIVGTLYKHMKLKPCVLDEYSKTRSVTPLVKPHNFVHPDDHLILEDESGRVNLSGNVLSPTVYVTGTVVGLHGKETDAGDFLVLDVLEAGLPPQIELPLKSREGKYVVFVSGLRVGSSSLNPLQFQLLVDHITGHLGDEKEQGIAAQIVHVVIAGNSIEVPRGLLNGQNLALKDQSRLSEPIKELDILLTQIAAGLPLDIMPGLDDPANFALPQQPLNRCLFPGSSAYNTFRSCTNPHCFDLDDVRFLGTSGQNIDDLDKYSEAKDKLDFIERTLRWRHLAPTAPNTLGCYPFTDRDPFLIESCPHVYFVGNQDKYDSRLVNGTEGQMVRLISIPKFCETGIAVVLNLGNLECHTLSFGTQFSS
- the LOC126592666 gene encoding DNA polymerase delta small subunit-like isoform X2 translates to MEAMEIDSEKNLHRKHSAYTLLDERFEIQKEMYRGQQYSQIYFVRLHMMRTLLYSLVPNWKPHLPVRTVLGLERDKECIIVGTLYKHMKLKPCVLDEYSKTRSVTPLVKPHNFVHPDDHLILEDESGRVNLSGNVLSPTVYVTGTVVGLHGKETDAGDFLVLDVLEAGLPPQIELPLKSREGKYVVFVSGLRVGSSSLNPLQFQLLVDHITGHLGDEKEQGIAAQIVHVVIAGNSIEVPRGLLNGQNLALKDQSRLSEPIKELDILLTQIAAGLPLDIMPGLDDPANFALPQQPLNRCLFPGSSAYNTFRSCTNPHCFDLDDVRFLGTSGQNIDDLDKYSEAKDKLDFIERTLRWRHLAPTAPNTLGCYPFTDRDPFLIESCPHVYFVGNQDKYDSRLVNGTEGQMVRLISIPKFCETGIAVVVS